The stretch of DNA ATGTTGACCCTCGTTTCCCCTCCCAACTCCAGCAAAACGCCGCGCAAACCCTTCGGCACGGCTTCATTCTTGGTGCTCCTGCTTGCGGCGAGCCTCGGCTGCAAGAAGGTCGACGATTTGCGCGGAGGGGGAGAAGGCGCGGCCGCGTCCAGCTCCGCGGCCGTCAGCGCGGGCAGCGCAACCAGCGCCCCGGCGGGAGAAGCTTCTGGAACAGTGCCTCTGCCTTTTGCCGTGGGGCAATGGACCCGCTACAAGACGACGCGCGACGGGGCTCCAGCAGGCGACGTGAGCTATCGCGTGACGGGCAAAGAGGGCAATGCGTTCTGGATCCAGATCCAGATCGATCAGCCGGGTGGCAAGGCAGCGGACGTGAGCATCCTGATCGACTTCAAGAACGGTCGTGCGTCCAAGGACTTCAAGGTCGAGAAAGCGAAGGTCACGCTGCCCACGGGTCAGAGCCACACCCTGAGTGGTCCGATGCTTAGCGCCGCAATGAAGGGCTTTGGCGGGCAGCTCGCTGCGCTGGCCGTTGACAGCTTGGAAGGCCTGCCGCAGGAAGACGTGAAGGTGGCCGCTGGCGACTTCAAGGGTTGCTACTATCGCGACTTCGACTTCAAGGTCATGAACATCCACTCCAAGGGACGCGTCTGGAATCACACCAAGGTGCCGATCAACGCCATGGTCAAGAATGAGAGCAACACGGACGGGTCCAAGGTGGTGTTCGAGCTCGCGGAGTACGGCCTGACCGCCGACGACAAGCAGGCTGCGCCGTGACACTCATCGTCCCCACCGCGCCTGAACTCGACCTGGCCACTGCCGAGGAGTTCATGCGGGCTGCGATCGCGGAGGGCAAGCGTGCCCTCCCAGCATGCCTACCGAATCCGCCTGTTGGCTGCGTGCTGGTGCGTGACGGCGAGATCATCGCCCGGGGCTTTACCCAGCCACCTTTCGAACACCACGCGGAGCCCATGGCGCTAAGTCAGGTCCAGGGCGACCTCGAGGATGTCACCGCGTTCGTAACCCTCGAACCCTGCTCCTTTCACCAGCGCACCCCGTCCTGTGCCCGGGCGATGATCTCGCGCCGGGTCGGCGCGGTCTACGTCGCGCTCATCGATCCTCACCCCCGAAATCAAGGCGCGGGTCTGAAGCTGCTGCGCGATGCCGGGATGCGAGTCACAGAGCATTTCCTTGCGGAAGAGGCCCGGCCCAACCTCGAGCCATACCTGCTCAAGCCGGGCTGACGCTGCCGAGGCCCGGGGCGAGTTAGAAGGCGGCGCTGGGGGAGGTGGATCGCCCCAGTCTGTGCGCGATGGGGCCGGCGAACTCGACCCAGATCGCAAAGCCTTGACCAAACGCAGATTGCCTAACACTATCCAGGCCGTCGCGGCTCGCCACGACATGCGCCCCTAGCTCAGCTGGATAGAGCGTCGGACTTCGAATCCGCAGGTCGCAGGTTCGAATCCTGCGGGGCGCGCCACTCGCGGAGGCCGCTGCGCGGCCGGAGCGAGTGGCCCACCCCGCAGGATTGTGATCCCTCGCAGGTTCGATTCGAACTGGACGGAGTCCAGCGCGCTGGACGGAGTCCAGTGAGAACCACGGTCGGCGAGCCCCTGCGAGCCGAACGCGCGCAGCGCGTAGTGAATCCTGCGGGGCGCAGGGTGGCGTCCTCAGTCGATCACACCCCGCGAAGCTGAGTCCAGCGCGCTGGACGGAGTCCAGTGAGAACCACGGTCGGCGAGCTCCTGCGAGCCGAACGCGCGCAGCGCGTAGTGAATCCTGCGGGGCCGGCTGGCAGCGAAGCTGGCCGGAGCGAGCTGCCCCCCCCGCAGGATGTGCTCCGCCGCAGGTTCACTTGCGCCTATCGGCGCATGCGCGCTTCCGCGTTCACAACATCTCCTTGGATGCGGCCCGCAGCCCAAGTGGGAGAAAGCGACTCGGTCGCAGCAACAGACGTAGTCTTGGTCGCGACCCCCGGCGCCGTGGGCAAAGAGGTGAGTGCGGCGGGCTTTCCGGCTCTGTGATTGGAAGGCGCGACCCTTCGCGAACGTAAGAGCGGTGCGTGGCGGAAGAAGTCGAGCGTGATCTGGAAGTCTTGACCCCTGCTCAGGTGGAGGGCCTAGAGAAGGCTATTACGGAGCTGATCTGCGAGGAGCTCGGAGTTTCGGAGAGCGAGATCGATGCGCCGATCGAGGACGTCGCGGTGGTCGATCCCGAGTTGCCCAACACGTTCATCCGGATCCTGAACGACGACTGGGAAGTGCTGGACATCTTCGGATGTAGCGAAGGGATCTGGGGGCGGGACCTCTCGCTCTCGTTCGAGCCGGAAGCGGATCCCCAGAGCATCCGAGAGGCTCGAGACTACGCGGTGGGTCGCATCCGAATGCTGATGCTCGAGCTCCGCGCCAAGCAGGAGGCCGAGCGGGTCGTGGTTCCGCCGCCGCCCCTCGAACCCGGCGTGATCGAGCAGGGCGTGTTCGACAATGTGGCCGAACAACTATTTCAGCCGCGCGAGAGCGTGCGTCTCGAGAGCAATCTGAGAAGCGATCTCAACGCAGATGCGCTCGACCTGACCGAGCTCATCATGGCGCTCGAGGAGACCTTCGTCCGCGAAATCGATGTGCCCAAGCGCCGTGACTCGGGTGGCTTTGAGCTCGTGGTGCTCGACCGTGAACTGACGGTCGGTGGCTTGATCGAGCTACTGAAGGCGCAGCTGTGCGCGCCGCCTCGCGCCTGAGTGACCCTGCTGCTAACCCTTCTCGAGCGCCGACTGCAGGGCGGAACGCCCCATCGCGTTGAGACCGAGGATCTCGTCAGCCCCAACCTCCAGCGACGCCGCGGAGCACGCGCTGGGGATGTGGACGCAAGCCGGACCAATGCGGCGATGTCAGCGAGGGCGTCGGAGTCGAAGCGCGCCCCGAGCGGCGCCCCGAACCCGGCTTCGGCTAAGCGAGCGAAGGGTCCTGTAAAGTGCTCGTTGGTGGTTGCCCGAATCGCCCGAATGCGACCTTCACCGACCACCTCGTCGTGGGTTGAAATCAACTCCGCGGGATCGAGTCGCTCGCCGACTGCGTGAACGTCACCGCTCAGCGAACAGGTTGGGCTGTCGACGTACACGTCGCCCTGTAGTGGTTCGCCGATGCGATAGAAGTCGACGCGAAGCCCGCAATCGTCGTCATTCTCCACGTCCCAGTCCATTGCGTACGTTTGCCCGCAATCCGTCCACGAAACCAACTGCGGTAGCGGCTCAGAACAGCTCGCGTTGCTGAACCCTGGTACAGCGAGATTGCCGAGAGGCACATACGACCCATCGAGAAGCCAAAGATCGGTCTCGAGCCGACGATCCCAGAAACGGTAAGACGCTTCCGCGCCATCGGCGGCTCGCAAGAAGCGTTCGCTCACTCGCTCGTTCAGCTCGCGGGTCAGGAGCTTCCCGGAGACGCTGCGCTCCAGCGGGAGGCGCTCGATGAACTCGAACTCCGAGTAGTTGTCTGGCGTTTCCACCGGAGAACAATCGTCGGCGCTGTAGTAGACATCGGGGCGCGGCAGCTTCTTCCCGATGCGAACCAGCTCGGCCCCGAGGTACGGTTTGCAGTACGCGCCGCCGTAGTCGCGGATCGAGGCGATGCCTGGCTCGGTGTCCGAGTAGAAGAGGAGAATTGGTTTCGTGCAGCTCGAGTCTGCGAAGCCGACGACCATGTCGTGGGGTAGGCACCAGAACTCGTCGCCGACGCGCTCGAAGGTGCACCGCGCTTCGAGTTCCGTGTCGTACCAGCCCACCGCTTCGCGTTGGCTGCCAACCGCCTCCCAGACGACCTTGAGTCTCGAGCCAGAGTGAGTTCGCAGCTCGCCGTGCTCAGGTTCCGACTCAGTCTTGCCACAGCCGCTCGAGGCGAGAATCGCCACCACCGTCGTCGCAACGATCCGCTTAGTCCAACCCAATGTCGCCTCCCCGGCCGAGTCTACAATCGCCGGGATGGTGAGCGCTATCGCAGGTCGAAGCTCCCGGAGATCTTGGGCGCCTCGGTGCAAGATTGGAGGGAGACACCTTCGATGTGCACGTGGCTCGGTTCCCAGTGACCACCTTCTCGGTTTCCATCCACATAGCTCTGGCTGCCAGCGCACGCGAGGCTGATCCGCGAGCCCTCGAGCGTGATGTACTCCATGAACTTCACCTTCCGTCGCTGGTCGGCGACGTCTAGCTGAAGTCGTAGCTTGCCCTTCTGAGTCGCGAACTCCAGGGTGCCCCGGCTGTCGGTGTTGTAAACGAGGATCTTGTCGTCCACGGTTTGTCCCTCGATGGTTCCGCAGACGGCCTTGCCTTGCGCGCCAAAATCGAGGACGCCATCTCCCGGGGGAACCGAGTCGCAACGTTGAAGCGCGTGGAGTTCTGTTGCCGTCAAACTCCCGAGCACGTTGCCTTCGGTCGTGAAGCTTGCCTTTGGAGCACACAGCAGCGGACCCGAGGCAGTGTTGAGTAGCGCGCTTGCTGCGTGATCACCGTCGGGGTGAGGGCCCTGGTCCTCGAAGCTCGAGCGTAGCAGTAGCTGGCCGCTAGCGAAGTCGAGGCCGGTCAGGCTTCCGTAGCCCTCGTTGCCTTTCACGCACTCTCCAGCCGTCGCCTTTCCGTCGATATCTCCGGTTAGTGAGAGAGCCGAAAGGCAACCGCGCCCCGCTTCGCCCTTCGGCGGGAGCTGGAGTGCTTCTGGCCCAGGTGCCGGTGCGAAGCCTTCGGGAAAGACGATGGTCGGGCTCAATGTACAGGCGCCAGCGCCTGACAGAAGAAGGCAGAGGAGGCCGTTGGTTAGTCGCATTGTCAGTGCTCAGATCCCTGTGGTCGCGTCGCCAGTCGAGTCTCGCGCAGCGCCTAGGTTTGAACTATTCGACTGTGCCCGTGAAGTGTCTCTTCACGCGATCAGTCCAATCCGAGCTTTGCTTCTTATTTCCGCGCGGTGATACTTGGTCAACCACTCACGTTCGAGCACCCAAGACGGCCACTCTGCGAGCCGTGAACCTAAAACGGCCACCAGCGTCGCTTCGGTTTGGGCAAAGCCGGGGGCTCGACCTTCGCTCTCCCACTCATTCACGATCCCTTCGGCCAGATCGGTGAGCGCCTGCTTGTCCCCTGGCGGAACCGCGACATAGTCTAGATGCCACGCGGAAAGTAAAGTGGGCTACGAGTCAATCGAGGACAGGGCAACACGAGCGAAGTTGGAGATCGTCGGCGCCATGCGGAGGGCATCGGGAGACACCGCCGCGAAGCGCGGAGGCGGAACGAGAGAGCACGCAGACCTCGGGAGCTCAACCCTGGTCGGAGCACTCTCCGCTGCTGTCTCCGATACTTCCAGGCTCTCCAAGACCCGATCCACTTCGCGACGATTGCGACTCAAGGCGTGGTCGCTGAACGTCTCGTCGTGCTTCGGGTCATCGAAATAGGCCTGACCAGGGTGCTCTAGTTCGTCCGATCCTTCCATCAGCCCAGCCATGAGCACCGTCTCACGCATTCCGGTGAGCCTGTCGGTGGTCTGGCAAACGAACTCGATTGTGCCGTCTTCGATCGGGATTAGGAGCCTGCAGTCAATCGACTCCAGCCCCGGCTCGTAGGCAGTGCGGTGTCGGATCTTGGCGATTGGCTCGTCGTCGATCACGATGCGATCGCACTCGATGATTGGTGACCAGGTTGGATCGTTGGTGCGCGGTTCTCCCTCCCCCCCACGCTCTGCTGCATTCAAAGCCCAACGCTCGAGGAACATGCCCTTGGCTTGACGCTCCACCTCGCGTCGCCAGGCGTCGACGTCATCATCCCAGCGGAAAGGCAGCGCAGAGCGAACACAGTGCCAGAGTGCACCCGTCTCCTTGTGCACGAAGACGGCGCTGCGCTCTCCATCCTTGAGGACCTCGACCTCACCTGGGTCGAATGTCACGCCATGAACGCCTTGCTTCAGTTCCTCTACGAAGGCCACGGCCGGGAGCTTAGTTCTTGCGACCCCGACCGCCAGGCTCTTAGCGCTACCGCGCAGTCGTCTTGCGAGACCGCGCGGTCGACCCGATCACCCGCCGGCGGCAAGCATCGCAACACCAACGAAGAGCGCGAGCACGACGATCGCTGCCCCGAGGACCATCGCGAGGGCGAAACCGATGATCTGCACGATCGCCAAGCCCCCCAGCTTGCTCACCGCGCTCATCAGGTGATCGATGTCGTTCCCTTGGGTGCTGGAGATCTGCTTGAAGGAATTGCCAACCCCGATGAACAGGATGCCGATCACAATCAGCGTGATCGAGATGGGCAGGTTGTAGAACCACTGCCCGAACCCCCAGAACCAAGAGAACAGGAGCTGGCCCACGCCCCACACGATTTGCATGATGCCAGCGAAGGTCAGCTTGGCTCCGGTGGAAGACAGCTTGGCGTCTTGTTCGGGCGTGAACTCATAGCCTCCGCCCGCGGGACGCGCTGAACCCGGCGGGCCTCCGGACATGGGTACTCCGTAGCCACTCGCCTGCCCCGACGCGGGGCCATATCCGTATCCGCCGCCTTGCATCCACTCCCCCTTGGTAGACGCGCTGAGAAAGCCCCCATGCGCGCGCGACACCGTACCGCAAGGTCGCAGTTGCCGAAAGCGCGTACCTGCTGGAGGCGCCTAGCTAGAACGTGTCGGGTGGAAACACGAACAGCATTCCGTCGCTCGAGTTGGTGTTGGGGTTCTGATGACCTGCGAAGGAGCCAAATGTATAGCCGGCAACGGCCACTTCACCTCTGGGGCTGGCGGATATGCTCTTAACCAAGTCCGCTCCGGTCCCGAAGTGGAACGACTTCCGCGGTTCGCCGTCGCTCGACCAACTCTGCATCCACACTTTGCCTTTCAGCTCTCCCGCGATAACAGGAGCACCATTGGGGAGCAGGGTTAGCGAAGGCACTCCGTCCAGCCGCAGGGGCTTACTCCATAACGCCAGGCCCGCGGCGTCATACTTGTAGAGGACCTGCTCGTCGCGACCTTCGAAGTCGCTGGTGTAGTAGCGATTCCCCGCGGCGTCGATTTCGATCTCTGACGCGAACTCGTAGGCTGAGAACAGGATCCGGTCGTCCACGACTTCTCCGTTCGGCGTCAGCTCGATCTGGTGAGTACGACCGATCCCGTTGCAACAACCGTAGGACACCCCTGCCAATACGAGCATGTTTCCCTGTGGAGTCGTTGCGAGGTCGAAGAAGTAGTCGTCGTCGTTGGTGTCGTAGACCGTGTGCCAGAGCGGGTTGCCCTCTTCGTCGAAGGTGGTCAGCACGGCTTCGGCTCTTACCCCGTTCTGGTTGTAGATGTCGCCCTCTGAGGACCCAAAGACGATGGGGCGGCCGTTCGACAGCTCCAGATAGCAGATGTCGTCCTTGGCCCCTCCAAGGTAGCGTTCCCAGAGCAGCTCGCCCGCAGGGGAGTACTTGCGTAGCGCGCAGTCGCCGAACCCACCCCCGCCGATGATCTCCGCTTCGCTGGGGATATCCGCTGTTCTCGTGGTGACGGTGTTGTAGAGGTTCCCGTCGGAGTCGAGTCGAACGTGCCAGCCTATGCTCCCCCCGGTGCCTTGCTTGGTCCAAACCACCTCGCCTTGAGGACTGTATTTCCGCGCGAAATCGGCGGCTAGGTCGCCGTCGTGAGGCCCGTCGAGCGCTTCGGTCGTCTTGCCCGTGATCCAGATGTTGCCTTGTGTATCGAAGGTCGTGCCCCGGACGGCTTGGTCGGCTGGGCCACCAAACTGATCGAACCAAGCGACGGGGGCGCAGTCGGCTGGTGCTTCTTCCGTTGCTTCCACGACCACGCTGCTCCCGGCGGGGCAGCCGCCCGAACCTGCAACCCCGCCGCTCCCTGCTGTGCCGCTGGTGCCAGCGACGCCGCCCGTCCCAGCATCGCCGCTCGTACCTGCTGTACCGTCTGCTCCACCTGGTGCGCCGGCCGCGCCGGCGCTGCCTGCGGCGCCCGAAGCTGAGCTATCGTCCTTGGACGAACACGCGACGGCACCCGGCATCAAGCAAGCCAACAACGAGACGATTTGAATGCGAAAAGTCCCAAGCAGCGGAGAACGCATAGGACGGGTATGGCAGCAATCGTCGCTGAGCACCATTCGCGGCAGCGGTAAGCGAGCGAGCTTCACAGTCGTCGATAGAGCTGGTTCCCTGAGGATCTAACATCCAATGCTGATAGGGGACGGATTCAGGATTTTGCAGCTTCTAGTTGCACGCGCTGCACTTCCGGTGGACCCGATTCCTCCTCAGGATCTGCTCCGGAGTCGAAAATGCGAATCGCTATCATCGGGACAGGTCAGGTCGGGACGACGCTCGGTCGCGCTTGGGCAAACGTGGGGCACGAGGTCGTGTTTGGATCTCGGGGGAGCACGTCCCCGGTTGTAGGTTCATCAGTCGATACGCCAGCAGCCGCGGCCGCGTGGGCTGACGTCGTCGTGCTGACCATCCCCTGGG from Polyangiaceae bacterium encodes:
- a CDS encoding riboflavin-specific deaminase — translated: MRAAIAEGKRALPACLPNPPVGCVLVRDGEIIARGFTQPPFEHHAEPMALSQVQGDLEDVTAFVTLEPCSFHQRTPSCARAMISRRVGAVYVALIDPHPRNQGAGLKLLRDAGMRVTEHFLAEEARPNLEPYLLKPG